Proteins from a single region of Heterodontus francisci isolate sHetFra1 chromosome 29, sHetFra1.hap1, whole genome shotgun sequence:
- the nelfe gene encoding negative elongation factor E isoform X1: MTLFPSALSEEEEALQKKYAKLKKKKKALMALKKQSSAAQTNQGGIKRSFYLSCAALSDQPIIDTATATEQAKMLVKSGAISAIKAENKNSGFKRSRTLEGKLKDPEKGPTPSFQPFQRSVSADDDNLEVCKRPQRKSLYESFVSSSDRARDGEKDRDEDRESGKELERESYKDNEWDPERGRDRDKGRDRDRDRDRDRDRDRDRDRDRDRDRDRDRDRDRDRDRDRDRGRDRDRDRDRDRDRDGPCRRFDSFRAPRKGNTIYVHGVGMTEEMLRTSFSHFGTIVNLTMDSPRKCAFVTFETMESADQAIAELNGSMVGDVYLKVMIARKQLMLETATGKSVWGSLAVQNSAKGSHRDKRSQVVYNEDFLG; encoded by the exons ATGACTCTGTTTCCATCCGCCCTCAGTGAGGAGGAAGAGGCTCTGCAAAAGAAATATGCGAAACTCAAAAAGAAG AAAAAAGCACTGATGGCCTTGAAGAAGCAGAGCTCAGCAGCACAGACCAACCAGGGTGGAATTAAACGCT CCTTTTATCTCTCTTGTGCAGCTCTTTCTGATCAACCCATCATCGACACTGCCACGGCAACGGAACAGGCAAAGATGCTGGTGAAATCCGGAGCTATCAGCGCCATTAAAGCGGAAAACAAAAACTCAGGCTTCAAACGTTCCCGAACATTGGAAGGGAAACTAAAG GACCCTGAGAAGGGACCCACCCCATCATTCCAGCCATTTCAACGGAGTGTCTCTGCCGATGATGACAACTTAGAG GTTTGCAAGCGGCCACAAAGGAAGTCTCTTTATGAAAG CTTTGTGAGCTCCAGTGACCGTGCACGTGACGGGGAGAAAGATCGCGACGAGGATCGTGAATCAGGAAAGGAGCTGGAGCGTGAGAGCTACAAAGACAACGAGTGGGACCCAGAGCGTGGCAGAGACCGTGACAAGGGTCGAGACAGGGATCGGGATCGTGACCGAGATCGGGATCGTGACCGAGATCGGGATCGTGACCGTGACCGCGATCGTGACCGCGATCGCGACCGGGATCGCGACCGGGACAGGGACCGAGACCgtggcagagacagggacagagacagggaTCGTGATCGGGATCGTGATGGTCCTTGCAGAA GGTTTGACTCTTTCCGTGCCCCCCGGAAAGGAAACACCATCTACGTGCACGGCGTGGGGATGACCGAGGAGATGCTGAGGACCTCCTTCTCCCATTTCGGGACCATCGTCAACCTGACCATGGATAGCCCCAGGAA GTGTGCATTTGTTACCTTTGAGACGATGGAATCTGCGGATCAGGCTATTGCTGAG TTAAATGGCAGCATGGTTGGTGATGTTTATTTGAAGGTGATGATTGCTCGCAAACAGCTCAtgttggaaacagccactgggaagtCAGTCTGGGGAAGCCTCG
- the nelfe gene encoding negative elongation factor E isoform X2, with protein sequence MTLFPSALSEEEEALQKKYAKLKKKKKALMALKKQSSAAQTNQGGIKRSLSDQPIIDTATATEQAKMLVKSGAISAIKAENKNSGFKRSRTLEGKLKDPEKGPTPSFQPFQRSVSADDDNLEVCKRPQRKSLYESFVSSSDRARDGEKDRDEDRESGKELERESYKDNEWDPERGRDRDKGRDRDRDRDRDRDRDRDRDRDRDRDRDRDRDRDRDRDRDRDRGRDRDRDRDRDRDRDGPCRRFDSFRAPRKGNTIYVHGVGMTEEMLRTSFSHFGTIVNLTMDSPRKCAFVTFETMESADQAIAELNGSMVGDVYLKVMIARKQLMLETATGKSVWGSLAVQNSAKGSHRDKRSQVVYNEDFLG encoded by the exons ATGACTCTGTTTCCATCCGCCCTCAGTGAGGAGGAAGAGGCTCTGCAAAAGAAATATGCGAAACTCAAAAAGAAG AAAAAAGCACTGATGGCCTTGAAGAAGCAGAGCTCAGCAGCACAGACCAACCAGGGTGGAATTAAACGCT CTCTTTCTGATCAACCCATCATCGACACTGCCACGGCAACGGAACAGGCAAAGATGCTGGTGAAATCCGGAGCTATCAGCGCCATTAAAGCGGAAAACAAAAACTCAGGCTTCAAACGTTCCCGAACATTGGAAGGGAAACTAAAG GACCCTGAGAAGGGACCCACCCCATCATTCCAGCCATTTCAACGGAGTGTCTCTGCCGATGATGACAACTTAGAG GTTTGCAAGCGGCCACAAAGGAAGTCTCTTTATGAAAG CTTTGTGAGCTCCAGTGACCGTGCACGTGACGGGGAGAAAGATCGCGACGAGGATCGTGAATCAGGAAAGGAGCTGGAGCGTGAGAGCTACAAAGACAACGAGTGGGACCCAGAGCGTGGCAGAGACCGTGACAAGGGTCGAGACAGGGATCGGGATCGTGACCGAGATCGGGATCGTGACCGAGATCGGGATCGTGACCGTGACCGCGATCGTGACCGCGATCGCGACCGGGATCGCGACCGGGACAGGGACCGAGACCgtggcagagacagggacagagacagggaTCGTGATCGGGATCGTGATGGTCCTTGCAGAA GGTTTGACTCTTTCCGTGCCCCCCGGAAAGGAAACACCATCTACGTGCACGGCGTGGGGATGACCGAGGAGATGCTGAGGACCTCCTTCTCCCATTTCGGGACCATCGTCAACCTGACCATGGATAGCCCCAGGAA GTGTGCATTTGTTACCTTTGAGACGATGGAATCTGCGGATCAGGCTATTGCTGAG TTAAATGGCAGCATGGTTGGTGATGTTTATTTGAAGGTGATGATTGCTCGCAAACAGCTCAtgttggaaacagccactgggaagtCAGTCTGGGGAAGCCTCG